The genomic region TTGTAAACAATCTGACAAATAACAAATAATCCTTTAACAGCATGAAAAAACAATACCTTACTATCCTTATAGTACTGTTAATCGCTATAAAAGGATTTGCACAATCGGAACCCTGTCTTACCGATGAACTGATGCGCAATGCACTAAAAGAAAATCCTTCGATCCAAAATTATCTGGACGAGATGGATCGAACAATAAATCAGACTCAAAATCAGAGTTCCAAGTTAGCTGCATCTGCAATGATAACGATCCCTGTGGTTGTTTATATTGTACACGGAGGGGTTAATAATCCTGAAAACATTTCAGACAATCAGGTTACCAGTCAGATAACAGCCTTAAACTCCTATTTCAATCCACATGGAATTAATTTTTGCCTAGCAACAAAAGCTGGTAATATAGCAATCCCATCAAGCGGAGGAACACAAACAACTCCCGGTATAGTACACCTCTTAAGTACAGCTTTAACCGATCATGATGCTCAAACCGAACAACAAAATTTAGTCAATATAGCCGGAACCACAATTTCTTCAAATCGTTACTTAAGGATCTGGGTTGTAAAAAGCATTAGCAACACCGGTGCTGCGGGAACTACTTTAGGATACTCTATGTTTCCAAATACTTCCCCCATATTTGATGGTGTCGTTATCAGATCTGATGTTTTTGGAAGTGCTCAATATTGCCAAAATTGCAATCTAATGCCAAACTACAACTTGGGTAAAACACTCGTTCACGAAGTTGGTCACTTCCTGGGACTGTATCATACATTCCATGAGGGCTGTACAGAACTAAACAATTCAAACTGCAATCTAGCCGGAGATCGTATTTGCGATACACCACCTACTGAAACCGCAAATTTCCTATGCATCAACAAAGACACCTGTATAGAGCCAAACAACCAACCAGACGACATACACAATCATATGGATTATGGTGACGACAATTGCTCAACACACTTCTCCGAAGGGCAACGTTCTAGAATGTTCGCCACCTTATTCACATATAGATACGAATTATTCGATACCGACAATTCAATTTATACCGGTATTTGTAACTATCAAAACATGATATCGGCAACTTTTTCAGCAAGCAATTATGCTCCTTGCCAAGGAACAACGGTTACATTTTCACCAACCATGACCGGTTCGAATATAACATACCTTTGGAACTTTGGCGATCCAGCCTCCGGAAATAACAATACCTCAACATTACAAAACCCCACACACTTATTTTCCTCTGTAAGCAATTCTCCCTATAATGTCACATTAACGATTAATAACGGCACCTCATCATCCACTTCGGCTAAACAAATCTTTAATTCTTTGTGCCAACCAATACAAAATGAAGACAATTCCTGGTATTTCAGTACCTATAACGGGCTTAATTTCAACACTGGAACTCCCCTATACAATTCTTCCATCCCTTTCACTAATACAATGCAGGAGGCTTGTTCTGTACAAAATGATCCTTCCGGGAATGTATTGTTCTACACCAACGGGATCAATGTCTGGAACAAAAACCACATACTAATTAACAATTCCAATTCCATAAAAGGTGACACTAGTTCTGCTAGTGGCGCAATAACTGTAAAAAATCCAGCCAACAACAATCAGTATTACATCTTCACAAAAGGTTCAGATCTAACAAATAACGGTTTTAGGTACAGCATTATAAACAACTCAAATGGCGTAATTTCCATGTCATCTACCGTAGGCCAACCCATTACCTTTCCAAACGGTTACTTAACCGGTGACAACAACTCCATATTAGGAGGTGAAGGCGTTAGTGCTGCACAACATTGTGATGGCTATTGGATCGTTACATCGTCACGTAAATCTTCAGGTTATTTTTTAGTTGTCTACTCTTTAACCTCTTCCGGATTGAGCTTTATTAATGAAACTGCCCTGCCCACTAATATTACCCGAAATCTATCTACAATAGAGTTTTCACCTAACGGCAATAAAATAGCCTATATCAACAGAGCAGGCACGGTGCTTTTATTTGATTTCAATAAGTTTACTGGAGCAGTATCAAATATGAAATCAACAAGCTCAAATGAACTTTACTACTCAGGTTCATTTAGCCCTGACTCTGCTCTTTTCTATTACGGCGCCGGAAGCAAAGTATATCAAATAAATGCGAATGCAGTAAATCCAAATGAAAGTCGTATGACTATTTTTAACGGTAGTGCAACCATTAATGGATTTCAAAAAGGTCCTGATAACAAAATATATTTAAGCTTCACAAATTCAAAACTTGCCGTAATACACAATCCAAATATCATAGCTACACCAGATAATGCTAATGCCTGTAATTTTACCCCTAACGGGCCAATTTTACAACAATCTTTATCTTATGCTTTACCGAACATGGTTGATGCGAAAATAGAAACAGCTTTTAACAACACCATAAGTCATAGTGCTAACGGGTGCCTAACCTATAAATTCAACGCAAATGTTTGTGCCGCAGCTTTTAGCTGGAATTTTGGAGACTCAGCATCAGGAGCAAATAACATCTCAACCCTGGCTAATCCGTCACATACTTTTTCAAGTGCCGGCACCTATACCATAACTTTAATTTCCGGTGGAAATACGATAACCAAAACCATAACGGTAGGCATGGCATCTGTAAATATCCTGGGAAGTACATCTGCCTGTTCTACAAACAGTAATGCAACCAATAATTTTGTTGTATTAGAAGAGGGACAAAGAGCGCAATGGTCTATAACATCAGGAGCAGGGTCTATTAACGGATTAAACAACCAGTCTAACATGCTTGTTAATTGGACGTCACTTCCAGGAACTATTTCAGTTACCGTTACCGATGTTAATGGCTGTACCAGTACAGCGACAAAGACTATTACAGCGAACTGCAACCCAACAA from Flavobacterium sp. WV_118_3 harbors:
- a CDS encoding PKD domain-containing protein, translated to MKKQYLTILIVLLIAIKGFAQSEPCLTDELMRNALKENPSIQNYLDEMDRTINQTQNQSSKLAASAMITIPVVVYIVHGGVNNPENISDNQVTSQITALNSYFNPHGINFCLATKAGNIAIPSSGGTQTTPGIVHLLSTALTDHDAQTEQQNLVNIAGTTISSNRYLRIWVVKSISNTGAAGTTLGYSMFPNTSPIFDGVVIRSDVFGSAQYCQNCNLMPNYNLGKTLVHEVGHFLGLYHTFHEGCTELNNSNCNLAGDRICDTPPTETANFLCINKDTCIEPNNQPDDIHNHMDYGDDNCSTHFSEGQRSRMFATLFTYRYELFDTDNSIYTGICNYQNMISATFSASNYAPCQGTTVTFSPTMTGSNITYLWNFGDPASGNNNTSTLQNPTHLFSSVSNSPYNVTLTINNGTSSSTSAKQIFNSLCQPIQNEDNSWYFSTYNGLNFNTGTPLYNSSIPFTNTMQEACSVQNDPSGNVLFYTNGINVWNKNHILINNSNSIKGDTSSASGAITVKNPANNNQYYIFTKGSDLTNNGFRYSIINNSNGVISMSSTVGQPITFPNGYLTGDNNSILGGEGVSAAQHCDGYWIVTSSRKSSGYFLVVYSLTSSGLSFINETALPTNITRNLSTIEFSPNGNKIAYINRAGTVLLFDFNKFTGAVSNMKSTSSNELYYSGSFSPDSALFYYGAGSKVYQINANAVNPNESRMTIFNGSATINGFQKGPDNKIYLSFTNSKLAVIHNPNIIATPDNANACNFTPNGPILQQSLSYALPNMVDAKIETAFNNTISHSANGCLTYKFNANVCAAAFSWNFGDSASGANNISTLANPSHTFSSAGTYTITLISGGNTITKTITVGMASVNILGSTSACSTNSNATNNFVVLEEGQRAQWSITSGAGSINGLNNQSNMLVNWTSLPGTISVTVTDVNGCTSTATKTITANCNPTTNCDNDLVLNTTEATNTTHQVSNTITLNGNYTINSGINVNLKAGNTIIFKPNSVVKSGAIMLAKIENCPEQKTVFEDLKMAPETAIDQIRLYPNPTTSRITIETSGAPMTEIAISSFEGKSISIQKLKESTQLYQIDMSDLQNGIYFLTIKSNTGELVTKKIIKQ